The Proteiniphilum propionicum genome contains the following window.
ACTATTTTGAAGATTTGGGCCTGCGAAACGCCATTCGCGGCTTTAATATGCAAAACGAAATTAACAAGTTGATGGAAAACGCCGTTTTTCTGCATCTTTTGCACCATGATTATTCTGTTTACGTGGGGAATACCCATGGCAAGGAGATTGATTTCGTGGCGCAACGCGGCAATGAGCGCATTTACATTCAGGTTGCTTATATGCTGTATGATGATGCCGCCGTCAGGCGCGAATTTGGCAACTTGATGGAAATAGCGGACCATTATCCCAAATATGTGGTAACAATGGATTCGCTGCCAATGCAGTCGAGTTATAAGGGTATTCATCAAGTTCATTTGCGCACGTTTTTAAGCAACAAAATATAATTTTTGGCGCAGCAACTTATTTTATTTTCAGCGAACTGCTTCTATGAACCGTTTTGGTAACATTTTTCGGATTCCCATACACAACCACATCGCTTCCGCCGCTTACCGATACCTCGAGACTGTTTGTGACGCGAATATTGCCATCAGCCGCTCCCGAAAAATCGGCTGTACAATTCTGCGCGTTAAACTCGGCTGCCGACACATCGCTTCCGCCACCGGCACTGATGTTAAGTTCTGCGGTTTTTCCCGTCAGCGTAACATCGCTGCCACCATTCGAAACAACCCGGCATTTTTGTGCATTTATGTTTGTGAAGTCCACATCACTGCCGCCGCTCATATCGGCTTTCAGGTTTTGCATTGGCGATGAAAAAACGATTTCGGCATCGCTGCCGCCCGAAAAGTTTCCGGTAAAATTGTCGCAACTTAGCGTAAGGTTTTCCAAATCTGTCCCTCCGCTCATGGATAAATCAAAATCGTTTGTCTCCAACGGCGTTTCAAAACGAATATCCACGCCGCCCGACGCGGTTATTTTCTTCAAATCGGTAACGGTTACGTAAGCTTTTTGTGTTATGTTGCGCATATTGCGAAACGAGAATACATGGTTTTGGCTTTTATTGTAGATGTGTAACGTGCCGTTTTTCACTTCGATAACC
Protein-coding sequences here:
- a CDS encoding head GIN domain-containing protein, which encodes MRTKIFLTLLIIATTIAGTSAQSNRVVKQNRRVAAFSSISATGGWDIIIRQGNRQSVTTEVSREILDRAVIEVKNGTLHIYNKSQNHVFSFRNMRNITQKAYVTVTDLKKITASGGVDIRFETPLETNDFDLSMSGGTDLENLTLSCDNFTGNFSGGSDAEIVFSSPMQNLKADMSGGSDVDFTNINAQKCRVVSNGGSDVTLTGKTAELNISAGGGSDVSAAEFNAQNCTADFSGAADGNIRVTNSLEVSVSGGSDVVVYGNPKNVTKTVHRSSSLKIK